The Thermoanaerobaculales bacterium genome segment GCCGGCCTGGTCTGGACCTTCGGCCGGATGGCGGGGGACCGCCGGCAGGGCTTGGTGCTGCTCGCCGCCATGTCCATCCTGTTCCTCGCCGGCGCGACCGCGGTCTACTGGGCCGAGGCGGCCGGCAACCCGGTCCTGCCGCTCCCGTCCCCCGCCGGCAACCTCGAGGGCAAGGAGGTCCGCTTCGGTGTCGCCGGCTCCGCCCTCTACGCCACGGTGACGACCGACGCCTCGTGCGGCGCCGTCAACTCGATGCACGGCAGCTTCACCCCGCTCGGCGGCCTGGTCACGCTGTTCAACATCCAGCTCGGCGAGGTGGTGTTCGGGGGCGTCGGCGCCGGCCTCTACGGGATGCTGGTGATGGCGCTGCTGGCGGTGTTCATCGCCGGCCTGATGGTCGGGCGCACCCCCGAGTACCTGGGCAAGAAGGTCGAGAGCCGGGAGGTCAGGCTCGCGGTGCTCTTCGTCCTCCTGCCGACGCTGCTGATCCTGGCCGGCGCCGCGGCCTCAGCAGTCAACCCGTCGGCGCTGTCGTCGCTCGGCAACGCCGGCCCGCACGGGCTCACCGAGCTCAACTACGCGTACTCGAGCGCGGCCGGCAACAACGGCTCGGCGTTCGCGGGCCTCGCCGCCGACACGCCGTGGTTCAACCTCACCCTCGGTGTGGCGATGCTTGCGGGTCGATTCTGGATGATCGTCCTGGTGCTCGCCATCGCGGGGTCGATGGCCGGCAAGAAGGTGGCGCCCCCGAGCGCCGGCACCTTCCCCACCACCGGGCTGCTGTTTCTCGCGCTGCTGATCGGCGTCATCGTGATCGTCGGCGCGCTGACCTTCCTGCCGGCGCTCAGTCTGGGGCCGGTGGTCGAGCACTTCCTGGCCCGCGCCGGAAGGGTGTTCTAGCCATGCCCGACGGGAAGCTGCACGCCGTCTCGGCGTGGGACCGCACGATCCTGCGCGGAGCGCTGCTCGACAGCCTGCGCAAGCTCGACCCGCGGGTGACAGCGCGCAACCCGGTGCTGCTGGTGGTGGCGGCCGGCGCCGTCGTGACCACGGCCGCCTGGCTCACCGGCCTGGTGCGCAGCACGGGCAGCGCCGAGCCGGGCTGGTTCACCCTGTCGGTGGCGCTCTCGCTGTGGTTCACGGTGCTGTTCTCGAACTTCGCCGAGGCGCTCGCCGAGGGGCGGGGCAAGGCGCAGGCGGCCGCACTGCGCGGGCTGCGCCGCGACACCACGGCCCGGCGGCTGGCCAACGGCCGCGAGGAGGCGGTGCCCGCGTCGAGCCTGCGCACGGGGGACGTCGTGGTCGTCACGGCCGGCGAGCTGGTCCCAGGCGACGGCGAGGTGACCGCGGGGATCGCGTCGGTGGACGAGTCGGCGGTGACCGGCGAGTCGGCCCCGGTCATCCGCGAGAGCGGCGGCGACCGCTCGGCCGTCACCGGCGGCACGCGGGTGCTGTCGGACCGGATCGTGGTCCGGATCACGAGC includes the following:
- the kdpA gene encoding potassium-transporting ATPase subunit KdpA; this translates as MTAPGWIQILVFLAIVLLAAPPLGSYLHRVLEGGPHALARPLGWLERLVYRACRVDGREQPWPRYTGSLLAFSGVSLLATYAIERLQHLLPLNPQHLGPVEPLSAFNTAASFTTNTNWQAYAGEATMSCLTQMAGLAWQNFVSAAAGMAVAVALARGLTRRGEGKGPGTIGNVWVDLTRGTVYVLLPASLVVALVFASQGVVQSLAPSRVAATLDGGEQAIPLGPVASQEAIKQLGTNGGGFFNANAAHPFENPTPLTNFVSMLLIFAIPAGLVWTFGRMAGDRRQGLVLLAAMSILFLAGATAVYWAEAAGNPVLPLPSPAGNLEGKEVRFGVAGSALYATVTTDASCGAVNSMHGSFTPLGGLVTLFNIQLGEVVFGGVGAGLYGMLVMALLAVFIAGLMVGRTPEYLGKKVESREVRLAVLFVLLPTLLILAGAAASAVNPSALSSLGNAGPHGLTELNYAYSSAAGNNGSAFAGLAADTPWFNLTLGVAMLAGRFWMIVLVLAIAGSMAGKKVAPPSAGTFPTTGLLFLALLIGVIVIVGALTFLPALSLGPVVEHFLARAGRVF